GGACGGGGACGGCGAGGAGGTGCTGCCGCCGAGCGCCGTCACCACCGCGTTGTACGCGGCCTTCGGCTGGTAGTTGGCGTCGTACATGGTGGCCGCGCCGTAGCCGGAGAAGAAGTCCGGGATCCAGGAGTCCGGGTCGCCGACGCCCCACTGCGAGACGCCCACGCAACCGGACACCGCCAGGCAGGAGTTGACCACGTTGGCGTAGTCGGTGGCCTGCTGGGCGAGGTTGGCGGCACTGGCCGGGACGGGCATCCGGTCGTCCAGCTCGGTGATGGCGACGTTCACGCCGAGCGCGGTGAAGCGCTGGATGTTGGCCTTCAGGGTGCCGGGCACCTGGCCGACGATGAAGTGGCTCTCGAAGCCGACGCCGTCGATCGGCACGCCCTGCTGCTTGAGCGAGGACACCAGCTGGTACATGGCGTCGCTCTTCGCGCCCAGGCCCTCGATGTTGTAGTCGTTCAGGTAGAGCTTGGCGTTCGGGTCGGCGGCGTGCGCGGTGCGCAGCGCGTCGGCGATGTAGCCGGAGCCCATGGCGTTGGTGAAGGCGTCGGTGCGCAGCGTGCCGTCCTCGTTGAACGGCTCGTTGACCACGTCCCAGGAGTAGACCTGGCCCTTGTAGTGGGTGGCCTCGGTGGTGATGTGGTTCTCCATCGCGGCCTGCACCTGGGCGGTGGGCAGGCTGCTGACCCAGTTGGGCAGTTGGCTGTGCCAGACCAGGGTGTGGCCGCGCACCCGCATGCTGTGGGCCTTGGCGAAGGAGACGATCTGGTCGCCGGGGCCGAAGTTGAAGTTCCCGGCGGAGGGCTCGGTGGTGTCCCACTTCATCTCGTTGCCGGGGGTGACCATGTCGAACTGGGCGCCCGCGATGGCGGTGATGGTGGAGCTGTTCAGGTTCGACTGGGTCAGGGCGGTGCCGAAGTAGCTGCCCTTGGCCTCGGCGAGGTCGCGCAGGGTGGTGCCGGCCGCGCCGGCCGGGCCGCTGCCGACGGTGGCGGCGGCCAGCAGTCCGCCGGCTGCGGCGAGGGCGAGCGCCGCGAGGGCGCGCCCGGGCCGGCGTGCTGCGCGCAACTGTGCAGCCATGGGGGGTCCTTCCGGGGGGTGGGTGGGGTGCACGGACCGTACGGCGGCCCGCGCGGCCCCGGCAACGGCGGCCGGACGCCCCCCGCCCCGGCCGGGGGGCGAAATTTTCGACCGTCGTTCGACCGACGTTCGACGCCCACCGCCCCGACCTGCGGCGGGACCCCGGAACGACCGGGCGGCCGCGGCCCCGGCACCCCGGGTCCGCGGCCGCCCCGACCCGCCCCGTGGGCGAGAAAGTTACAGCCGCCGCACGTCAGCGCCCTGCGCCGCGGCGGCGGGAACGAGCTCCTTGCCCATGCAGACGCTCAGCTCGTGGTCCTTGTAGTAGCCGAACTTGCCGATCTCGGCGTAGCCCTCGGAGGCGTAGAGCGCGATCGCCTCGGGCTGCAGGGTGCCGGTCTCCAGCACCAGCCGGGTGCGGCCGGCCGCGACGGCGGCGTCCTCCAGATGGCGCAGCACGGCGCGGGCGTAGCCGTTGCCGCGGGCCTCGGGAACGACGTACATCCGCTTGAGCTCGGCGTCGCCGTCGCGCAGGCCGTCCGCGTCCCGCTCCTTGGCGCGCCAGCCGCCGCAGGCCACCGGCAGACCGTCCCGGTAGCCGATCACGAACAGCCCGGCGGGCGGGTCGAAGTGGTCGGTGTGGACGGCGGTCTGGTCGCCGTCGCCGTACCTGCGGACGTACTCCTGCTGGACGTCGGCGGCGAGCTGCTGGGCGTCGGGGTGTCCGAAGCCGGTGGTGCGGATCTCCATGGCGCCAGGGTACGGGCCTCCCCGCCGGCCCCGGGGGCGGCCCGGGGCCGGGACGGGGCCGGGACGGGGCCGAGGCGGGGCCGGGACGGGGCCGAGGCGGCCCGAAGCCCGAGCGGCCCGGGGCCGGAGCGGGGTTCAGGCCCCGGTGAGGCGGGCGACCAGGTCGTCCTTGCCGAACATCCGGGCCGCGTCCAGCGCGGAGGGCGTCCCGGCGCGCGGGTCGGCGCCGTGGGCGAGCAGGGCGTCGACGACCTCGGTGGCGCCCTTGAAGACGGCGCCGGCCAGCGGGGTCTGGCCGCGGTCGTTGGCCCGGTCGGCGGTGGCGCCGCGCTCCAGCAGCGCAGTGACGGCGGCGGCGTGGCCGTGGTAGGCGGCGAGCATCAGCAGGGTGTCGCCGCGGTCGTTGGTCAGGTCGGCGGGGGCGCCCGCGTCGAGGTACCCGGCGAGCAGCCCGGCGTCGCCGGTGCGGGCGGCGTCGAAGAGCCGTCCGGCCAGGGCGATCACCTCCTCGTCGGGCTGCGCGGCGGCATCGGGCTGCACGGTGGGGTCGGCCTGCACGGTGGGGTCGGTCATCGGGGGTGTTCCGCCTTCCGGTGGGCGGCCGTACGGGGCGGCCGCGCGTCTCGTCCTGGTCGTGCCACCGCGAACGCTAGCGGACACCCGGGCGGAGCCGCCCCGGCGTGGTGCGACACCGCCGTTCGGGCGAATTCCGGGTGTGCGGGGCGCGGGCGCGCCCCGCGCGGGGACGCCTGACTGCGCCGGTGCGATCCACTGGCCACGTGCACCCGCGGGCGCCGACCCGCACCCCGGGACGTATACCGCCGATCCGGGTGCCCGGGTGAGATCCACCCGTTTGCCGCACCCCATCATCTATTACTTCTTGTCACCATTGAGGCACTTTCCGTTACACCGTCCCCGCCCCTCGTGAGGAGCAATCCCGTGATTCTCTCCATCTCCGGCATCGTCCTGTTCGGCGTCATCGCCTTCCTCTTCTTCCGCCGGGACGGGTTGAAGATCTCGCATGCCCTGGTGTGCGCGCTGTTCGGCTTCTACGTCGCGGGCTCCTCGATCGCGCCGAGCATCCAGGCGGGCGGCGCGAGCCTGGCCAGCCTGATCGGCGGCCTGAAGTTCTGAGCGGTCCCTGCTCCTCACGGCCCGGGCGCGGACATCCCACCGCCCCGGGCCTTCTGCCGACTCCCCCGGCCGGTGCCCCGCCGGCCGGGCCGCGGTTCCCCTGACCGCACCCGGCCGGCCCCCGCGGTTCCCCACCGCACCCCGCAGCACCCAGCACCCCGCATCCCGCGCCCTCCCGTCCCTCCCGTCCCTCCCGCCCTCCGGAGCCCGCATGTCCCTCACCCGCCACCTCACCCGGGGCCGCGACCTCGCCCGCAGCGCCGGTGACCACGCCGCCGACGTGTTCGCGCCGCTGGCGCTGATCGGTCGCGGCCTGCGCCGCCACGCCGACTGGGCCAAGGCCCGCTGGGCGGCCACCCCGAAGGAGCGGCGCGGCCCGACGCTGCTGGTCGGCGCGGCCGTG
The window above is part of the Kitasatospora sp. NA04385 genome. Proteins encoded here:
- a CDS encoding GNAT family N-acetyltransferase, producing the protein MEIRTTGFGHPDAQQLAADVQQEYVRRYGDGDQTAVHTDHFDPPAGLFVIGYRDGLPVACGGWRAKERDADGLRDGDAELKRMYVVPEARGNGYARAVLRHLEDAAVAAGRTRLVLETGTLQPEAIALYASEGYAEIGKFGYYKDHELSVCMGKELVPAAAAQGADVRRL
- a CDS encoding ankyrin repeat domain-containing protein, which translates into the protein MTDPTVQADPTVQPDAAAQPDEEVIALAGRLFDAARTGDAGLLAGYLDAGAPADLTNDRGDTLLMLAAYHGHAAAVTALLERGATADRANDRGQTPLAGAVFKGATEVVDALLAHGADPRAGTPSALDAARMFGKDDLVARLTGA
- a CDS encoding endo-1,4-beta-xylanase produces the protein MAAQLRAARRPGRALAALALAAAGGLLAAATVGSGPAGAAGTTLRDLAEAKGSYFGTALTQSNLNSSTITAIAGAQFDMVTPGNEMKWDTTEPSAGNFNFGPGDQIVSFAKAHSMRVRGHTLVWHSQLPNWVSSLPTAQVQAAMENHITTEATHYKGQVYSWDVVNEPFNEDGTLRTDAFTNAMGSGYIADALRTAHAADPNAKLYLNDYNIEGLGAKSDAMYQLVSSLKQQGVPIDGVGFESHFIVGQVPGTLKANIQRFTALGVNVAITELDDRMPVPASAANLAQQATDYANVVNSCLAVSGCVGVSQWGVGDPDSWIPDFFSGYGAATMYDANYQPKAAYNAVVTALGGSTSSPSPSSSASPSPSSSPSSSPSSSPSGSASPSVPPTGAACKVSTQVSAWNTGLTENVTITNTGGSAVNGWKLAFTLPGGQSVTNAWNATVSPATGQVGASNLSYNAAIPAGGSTSFGFQANHTGNAAAATGFTLNGVACAAG